Proteins encoded within one genomic window of Cellulomonas xiejunii:
- a CDS encoding formate/nitrite transporter family protein encodes MSYVKPSDLVTSLVDAGEAKIFMSTRDTLLRAYMAGALLTLAAAFAVSMSVQTGSPLIGALLFPVGFIMLYLLGYDLLTGVFVLAPLAWLDRRPGVTGRGVLRNWGLVFLGNFGGALTVAVLMSIVFTYGFSTEPDAVGVALGHIGEGRTLGYAEHGAAGMLTLFVRGVLCNWMVSTGVVGAMVAKDVPGKAIAMWMPIMLFFAMGFEHSVVNMFLFPTGLMLGGQFTVMDYLVWNEIPTVLGNLVGGLTFTGLVLYATHGRTGPRRGTVAPAVPPTAADGPLDETREQLV; translated from the coding sequence ATGTCCTACGTCAAGCCGTCCGACCTCGTCACGTCGCTCGTCGACGCCGGCGAGGCCAAGATCTTCATGTCGACGCGCGACACGCTGCTGCGCGCCTACATGGCCGGTGCGCTGCTCACGCTGGCTGCCGCGTTCGCCGTGTCGATGAGCGTGCAGACCGGCTCGCCGCTGATCGGCGCCCTGCTGTTCCCCGTCGGTTTCATCATGCTGTACCTGCTGGGGTACGACCTGCTCACGGGCGTGTTCGTGCTCGCGCCGCTCGCGTGGCTGGACAGGCGCCCGGGCGTCACCGGGCGGGGCGTGCTGCGCAACTGGGGCCTGGTGTTCCTCGGCAACTTCGGCGGCGCGCTCACCGTCGCCGTCCTCATGTCGATCGTCTTCACGTACGGGTTCTCCACCGAGCCCGACGCGGTGGGCGTCGCGCTGGGCCACATCGGCGAGGGCCGGACCCTGGGCTACGCGGAGCACGGCGCCGCGGGGATGCTGACGCTGTTCGTGCGGGGTGTGCTGTGCAACTGGATGGTCTCCACCGGGGTGGTGGGCGCGATGGTCGCCAAGGACGTCCCGGGCAAGGCGATCGCCATGTGGATGCCGATCATGCTGTTCTTCGCCATGGGGTTCGAGCACTCGGTCGTCAACATGTTCCTGTTCCCGACGGGCTTGATGCTGGGCGGTCAGTTCACGGTCATGGACTACCTCGTCTGGAACGAGATCCCCACGGTCCTCGGCAACCTCGTCGGCGGGCTGACGTTCACCGGGCTCGTCCTGTACGCCACGCACGGACGCACCGGTCCCCGACGCGGCACGGTGGCGCCGGCCGTCCCGCCGACCGCGGCGGACGGGCCGCTCGACGAGACCCGCGAGCAGCTCGTCTGA
- a CDS encoding MOSC domain-containing protein: MPSILAVCVVHALRPDPGPVGVTAIDKRAVTGPVRVGRYGLRADVQADRKYHGGEDQAVYVYGQDDADHWARELGRDLPPGWFGENLRVAGLDPNAARVGERWRVGADVVLEVTGPRTPCATFARWVGGDDERGWVRRFRDAGRVGAYLRVVQRGSVQVGDEVVVESAAPPDAPTVREVLLGGR; the protein is encoded by the coding sequence GTGCCCTCGATCCTCGCCGTCTGCGTCGTGCACGCCCTGCGCCCCGACCCCGGCCCCGTCGGGGTGACTGCGATCGACAAGCGGGCCGTGACCGGGCCCGTACGGGTCGGGCGCTACGGCCTGCGGGCCGACGTGCAGGCCGACCGCAAGTACCACGGTGGCGAGGACCAGGCCGTGTACGTCTACGGCCAGGACGACGCCGACCACTGGGCGCGCGAGCTGGGTCGCGACCTGCCGCCGGGGTGGTTCGGCGAGAACCTGCGCGTCGCGGGGCTCGACCCGAACGCGGCGCGGGTCGGCGAGCGGTGGCGCGTCGGCGCGGACGTGGTGCTCGAGGTCACGGGACCGCGCACACCCTGCGCGACATTCGCGCGGTGGGTCGGGGGCGACGACGAGCGCGGGTGGGTCCGGCGGTTCCGGGACGCGGGTCGCGTCGGCGCGTACCTGCGGGTCGTGCAGCGCGGGTCGGTCCAGGTGGGCGACGAGGTCGTCGTGGAGAGCGCCGCGCCCCCGGACGCGCCGACGGTGCGCGAGGTCCTGCTCGGCGGACGCTAA
- a CDS encoding YceI family protein, giving the protein MSEPMPTTDRPVRQWQGLTIPDPGTYELDDAHKRVGFVAQHMMVSPVRGEFARAAATIVVGEDPLHSSVTAVIATESLTTHHEDRDTHLRSADFLDVAQYPMIEFRSTDVAWRGEQDAILQWARLRNHNADRRRVSSSTIERADRNRMKFDVTGDLRVKGVTRSVTLRMDFGGARRDPYDRDIFGFHAVTDIDREDFGLVWNVALEAGGWLVGKKVRIEISGEAVHQA; this is encoded by the coding sequence ATGAGCGAGCCGATGCCGACCACGGACCGACCCGTCCGCCAGTGGCAGGGCCTGACGATCCCCGACCCCGGCACGTACGAGCTCGACGACGCCCACAAGCGCGTCGGCTTCGTCGCCCAGCACATGATGGTCAGCCCCGTGCGCGGCGAGTTCGCCCGCGCGGCCGCCACGATCGTCGTCGGCGAGGACCCGCTGCACTCGTCGGTGACCGCCGTCATCGCGACCGAGAGCCTCACGACGCACCACGAGGACCGCGACACCCACCTGCGCAGCGCCGACTTCCTCGACGTCGCGCAGTACCCCATGATCGAGTTCCGCAGCACGGACGTCGCGTGGCGCGGCGAGCAGGACGCCATCCTGCAGTGGGCCCGGCTGCGCAACCACAACGCCGACCGGCGTCGGGTCTCCTCGTCCACGATCGAGCGCGCCGACCGCAACCGCATGAAGTTCGACGTCACCGGCGACCTGCGCGTCAAGGGCGTCACCCGGTCGGTGACGCTCCGCATGGACTTCGGCGGGGCGCGACGCGACCCGTACGACCGCGACATCTTCGGGTTCCACGCCGTCACGGACATCGACCGCGAGGACTTCGGCCTGGTGTGGAACGTCGCGCTCGAGGCCGGCGGCTGGCTCGTCGGCAAGAAGGTGCGCATCGAGATCTCCGGCGAGGCCGTCCACCAGGCCTGA
- a CDS encoding Hsp70 family protein: protein MTGYTLGVDVGTSRTAAAVWRDGRATTVNLGDRTDTIPSAVLLRADGALLVGDAAVRRGVLEPERLARGFKRRLGDPTGLLLGDDVVDPVELTGAVLRHVVDAVREREGGEPDHVTLTHPATWGALRRDLLVEAAGHARLADVGLLAEPVAAAVHYAALDRLPVGAVVAVYDLGGGTFDATVVVRTADGYELRGEPGGDEHIGGEDVDEAVLRHVVAALGRAWTSLDAQDPAVLAALAAVRDQSVLAKEALSSDVEAAVPVLLPGVTRQVRITRGELETAIRIDVLRTVDTLARTVASAGVRTADLHAVLLTGGSSRIPLVSELIAAEIGAPVVVDAHPKYAVCLGAALSAAGRVLPAPVVPAAPTPTSPGPVFPVAAGLGATTEAGEVAVRLLGDDVADAVPAGEERHLLAAPEPSGVVLAATPQDAGVVLPVDQAVRTREVRGALRHLAQRDDVEVTWTGDRRRGALLALAVLLGVVAVVGVLVVASLARGA, encoded by the coding sequence GTGACGGGCTACACGCTGGGCGTGGACGTCGGCACGTCCCGGACGGCTGCGGCCGTCTGGCGCGACGGGCGCGCGACCACCGTGAACCTCGGCGACCGCACCGACACGATCCCCTCGGCGGTGCTGCTGCGTGCCGACGGCGCGCTGCTCGTCGGCGACGCGGCGGTGCGTCGCGGCGTCCTGGAGCCGGAGCGCCTCGCGCGGGGGTTCAAGCGTCGCCTGGGCGACCCCACGGGTCTGCTGCTGGGCGACGACGTCGTCGATCCCGTGGAGCTCACGGGCGCGGTGCTCCGGCACGTCGTGGACGCGGTGCGCGAGCGGGAGGGCGGGGAGCCCGACCACGTGACGCTCACCCACCCTGCCACCTGGGGTGCGCTGCGCCGCGACCTGCTCGTCGAGGCGGCGGGCCACGCGCGGCTGGCCGACGTCGGCCTGCTCGCCGAGCCCGTCGCCGCGGCCGTGCACTACGCGGCGCTCGACCGGCTGCCCGTGGGCGCGGTCGTCGCGGTCTACGACCTGGGGGGCGGCACGTTCGACGCGACCGTCGTGGTCCGCACCGCCGACGGGTACGAGCTGCGGGGCGAGCCCGGCGGCGACGAGCACATCGGTGGCGAGGACGTGGACGAGGCCGTGCTGCGGCACGTCGTCGCGGCGCTGGGGCGTGCGTGGACGTCGCTGGACGCGCAGGACCCGGCGGTGCTGGCGGCGCTCGCCGCCGTGCGGGACCAGTCGGTGCTGGCGAAGGAGGCGCTGTCCAGCGACGTCGAGGCCGCCGTGCCGGTGCTCCTGCCGGGCGTGACGCGTCAGGTCAGGATCACGCGGGGCGAGCTGGAGACGGCGATCCGCATTGACGTCCTGCGCACGGTCGACACCCTCGCGCGGACCGTCGCGTCCGCGGGCGTGCGCACGGCCGACCTGCACGCGGTGCTGCTCACCGGCGGGTCCAGCCGCATCCCGCTGGTCTCGGAGCTGATCGCTGCCGAGATCGGTGCGCCCGTGGTCGTCGACGCGCACCCCAAGTACGCCGTGTGCCTGGGCGCGGCCCTCAGCGCGGCCGGGCGCGTGCTGCCGGCCCCCGTCGTCCCCGCCGCGCCCACGCCGACGTCGCCGGGCCCCGTGTTCCCCGTGGCGGCGGGGCTGGGCGCCACGACGGAGGCGGGCGAGGTCGCGGTCCGGCTGCTCGGCGACGACGTCGCAGACGCCGTGCCCGCGGGCGAGGAGCGGCACCTGCTCGCGGCGCCCGAGCCCTCGGGGGTCGTGCTGGCGGCGACGCCGCAGGACGCGGGCGTCGTGCTCCCGGTCGACCAGGCGGTCCGCACGCGCGAGGTGCGCGGCGCGCTGCGGCACCTCGCGCAACGGGACGACGTCGAGGTGACGTGGACGGGGGACCGGCGGCGCGGTGCGCTGCTGGCGCTCGCGGTGCTGCTGGGCGTCGTCGCGGTCGTCGGCGTGCTGGTCGTGGCCTCGCTCGCGCGCGGGGCGTGA
- a CDS encoding AAA family ATPase yields the protein MDNDFADASAQGRTAWFAEQFDALAANVESFIRGAPDVVRMALVCMLAEGHLLLEDVPGTGKTSFAKAISQSIDGSMRRIQFTPDLLPSDVTGVQVYDAGKREFVFHPGAVFANIVLGDEINRASPKTQSALLEVMAERQVTVDSIPYLVPRPFVVIATQNPVEQGGTYDLPEAELDRFMMRASLGYPDHDAEVEVVAQVTGGHSTDDLPAVLSTADLEQMNQIASQVHLAPAVLAYLVTVTAATRTMPELRLGVSPRGTIATAKAAQALAATQGRSFVTADDLKVVAPYVLPHRMVLRPEAELQGRTAEDLLDQVLTSVPVPQQRAEV from the coding sequence GTGGACAACGACTTCGCCGACGCATCGGCCCAGGGCCGTACCGCGTGGTTCGCCGAGCAGTTCGACGCGCTCGCCGCCAACGTGGAGTCGTTCATCCGGGGCGCACCCGACGTCGTGCGCATGGCGCTGGTCTGCATGCTCGCCGAGGGGCACCTGCTGCTCGAGGACGTGCCGGGCACGGGCAAGACGTCCTTCGCGAAGGCCATCTCGCAGTCGATCGACGGGTCGATGCGCCGCATCCAGTTCACGCCCGACCTGCTGCCGTCGGACGTCACGGGCGTGCAGGTGTACGACGCGGGCAAGCGCGAGTTCGTGTTCCACCCGGGTGCGGTGTTCGCCAACATCGTCCTGGGTGACGAGATCAACCGCGCCTCGCCCAAGACCCAGTCGGCGCTCCTGGAGGTCATGGCCGAGCGCCAGGTCACGGTCGACTCCATCCCGTACCTGGTGCCGCGCCCCTTCGTCGTCATCGCGACGCAGAACCCCGTGGAGCAGGGCGGCACGTACGACCTGCCCGAGGCCGAGCTCGACCGGTTCATGATGCGCGCGTCCCTGGGCTACCCGGACCACGACGCCGAGGTCGAGGTCGTCGCGCAGGTCACGGGCGGGCACAGCACCGACGACCTGCCCGCGGTGCTGAGCACCGCGGACCTCGAGCAGATGAACCAGATCGCGTCGCAGGTGCACCTCGCACCGGCCGTGCTCGCGTACCTCGTGACCGTGACCGCCGCGACGCGGACCATGCCCGAGCTGCGCCTGGGCGTCAGCCCGCGCGGGACCATCGCCACCGCCAAGGCCGCGCAGGCGCTGGCCGCCACGCAGGGCCGCTCGTTCGTCACGGCCGACGACCTCAAGGTCGTCGCGCCGTACGTCCTGCCGCACCGCATGGTGCTGCGGCCCGAGGCCGAGCTCCAGGGCCGCACGGCCGAGGACCTGCTCGACCAGGTGCTCACCAGCGTGCCCGTGCCGCAGCAGCGCGCCGAGGTGTGA